A single genomic interval of Prunus dulcis chromosome 5, ALMONDv2, whole genome shotgun sequence harbors:
- the LOC117629093 gene encoding F-box protein At2g26160-like, translating to MVAGVAFKYSCSGYISSPEWASLPLLPVFCILDNLFEPIDHVSFAAVCTQWRSLAKDYNQATQRWRHNNLLPMLLIPSEYECQGDGGKNSRLLTKTNHRKALYSIAEGKIYNNIGLEVPFKKRSCGSSHGWFATIESVTDQGPIIALRDPFRNPASPILLPLLDVIPKKRDKYFHEFNVRKVIFSADPALNPDNYVVVALLRKANHLVGIYDEFAFIHMKRGRSQKRWTWIKPPLPVTDVLSYQTQVHLLGHQGEIWSLDVSPYTPRIRRLKLLTHPDAGFHRYKATRYLVESTKGDLMHIERVCKQTQGAYKNVMTESFRVYKVVFDDKDGSVLQHVEVKSIGDEAFFIGDNHSVSVLASNFHGCQSNSIYYTHDFSSSSFVYGDHIQYDTLYDDMPCRDMGIFNLESGTITQHFSLDPYSDLQGYIPPAVWVVPQFNGLR from the coding sequence ATGGTCGCTGGTGTTGCCTTCAAATACAGTTGCAGTGGGTACATATCATCACCAGAATGGGCAAGTCTTCCTCTGCTGCCTGTGTTTTGTATTCTAGATAATTTGTTTGAGCCCATTGACCATGTTTCTTTTGCTGCCGTCTGCACGCAATGGCGTTCTCTTGCAAAAGACTATAATCAAGCAACACAGCGGTGGCGGCATAACAACCTACTTCCCATGCTCTTGATCCCTAGTGAATATGAATGCCAAGGCGACGGCGGCAAGAATAGCCGCCTCCTAACGAAAACGAACCACCGAAAAGCATTATACAGCATTGCTGAAGGCAAAATCTACAACAATATTGGATTGGAAGTGCCTTTTAAAAAGAGGTCTTGTGGCTCTAGCCACGGTTGGTTTGCCACAATAGAATCCGTCACAGACCAAGGTCCGATTATAGCACTCCGGGACCCTTTCAGAAATCCGGCATCGCCCattcttctccctctcttgGATGTCATACCCAAGAAACGTGACAAATACTTCCACGAATTCAATGTGAGAAAGGTCATCTTCTCTGCTGACCCTGCTTTGAATCCAGATAACTATGTGGTTGTAGCACTGTTACGTAAAGCTAATCATCTTGTGGGTATTTATGATGAATTTGCTTTCATTCATATGAAAAGAGGCCGAAGTCAAAAACGTTGGACTTGGATTAAGCCCCCACTTCCGGTCACTGATGTTTTATCTTACCAAACCCAAGTCCACCTACTTGGACATCAGGGAGAGATTTGGTCATTAGATGTTAGCCCTTATACTCCAAGAATACGACGACTAAAGCTGCTTACACATCCGGACGCAGGCTTCCACCGTTATAAAGCTACAAGATATCTTGTAGAATCAACCAAGGGAGACTTAATGCATATCGAAAGAGTTTGTAAACAAACACAAGGGGCCTACAAGAATGTTATGACTGAAAGCTTTAGGGTTTACAAGGTGGTGTTCGACGACAAAGACGGATCTGTTTTACAACATGTTGAGGTAAAAAGCATCGGAGATGAGGCCTTTTTCATAGGTGACAATCATTCCGTCTCTGTTTTGGCTTCCAACTTTCATGGATGCCAGTCAAATTCCATATATTATACCCATGATTTCTCATCGTCGTCTTTTGTTTACGGAGACCATATCCAATATGATACGCTATATGACGACATGCCATGTCGCGATATgggtatttttaatttagagAGCGGAACCATCACGCAACATTTCTCCTTGGATCCTTATTCTGATTTGCAGGGTTATATACCGCCTGCAGTCTGGGTTGTACCCCAGTTTAATGGACTCCGCTAG